In a genomic window of Bombus vancouverensis nearcticus unplaced genomic scaffold, iyBomVanc1_principal scaffold0022, whole genome shotgun sequence:
- the LOC143304102 gene encoding omega-amidase NIT2-A-like: MPEIEGDKLYNTCTIWGPDGTLIAKHRKVHLFDIDIPNKITFRESDSLSPGDSLTTFDVKGCKIGIGICYDIRFEEMARIYRNKGCQMLIYPAAFNMTTGPLHWSLLQRSRANDNQLYVACISPARVR, from the exons atgcctgaaatagagggcgataaattgtacaatacctgtactatttggggtcccgatggaactttgatagcaaaacaccgaaag gtacatctattcgacatcgacattcctaataagattacttttcgagagagtgattcactcagtcctggtgactccctaacgacgttcgatgtgaagggctgcaaaataggtattggcatttgctatgatattagattcgaggaaatggcacgcatttatcggaacaaag gttgccaaatgctgatatatccagcggcattcaatatgaccactggaccattgcactggtcattacttcagcgttccagagcgaatgataatcaattatacgttgcctgcatatcaccggctcgtgttcgttaa